The nucleotide window TGGATGGCAAATGGCGTTTATTGCTGGTTGTTATCAGCTTTTATAACCTTGGAGTTACAATGTCACCTCCGTCTGCTTACATCATGGCCTGAATACCATAGGCTACAGAAAACCTTATCTACACGTACAGCACGCAATCTTCCGGCCGCTTGTCCCTAGCTACCACAGTGTCccccaaggagtggaggttgtccttgccctcctcttgctattaatatatttgtagaaggatttctTGTtgtccctcacagcagaggccagtccaagctctaaatgtgcttttgcctccctaattttcttcctacaggacctggcaacatccttaaacattccatgggttgcctcccctttcttccaaagatggtacaccctcttttttccccttagctccttcagaagctctttgcccatccaggctgtctgcccTGGGGTTCAtctccagcacattggcacagcctgctctgagccttcaagagttcttcctggaagcagctgcagcccccctggacccctttgtttttcagggctgtttcccaaggaaccttctgagttagttccttgaataacttgaagtttgccctctggaagtccagagtggaagCTTtgttgctggccctcttagcttgagtGCATATTGAACACTCAATTAACTCATTGTCacaactcaattatttcatggagATCACttcaacccagcccattctatggttccacAAATCTATGAACCCAGTCTTCTTGCTGTTGACAAGGTTCACACCTCCCagtttccctgcagctgggatgcTCTTCATGTGGATGATCATCTTGAATGTGCTCTGCGAGGAAGGTGGAGCATTCTTCTGTCGCCTGCCCTCTGACAGAAGTGGTGTTTGTGTATCATttagaggacagagtctcaagctgctccaggggaagtttaggctggaggtgaggagaaagttcttcactgagagagttgttgaccatgggaatgtgctgcccagggaggtggtggagtccccatccctggaagtgttcaagaggggattggacatggcacttggtgccatggtttagtcatgaggtctgtggtgacaggttggacttgctgatctttgaggttttttccaaccttattgattctatgattctatgatttgcattACATCATGGCATCAATCCTGTAGCCTGAATCTTTGGAGACATTGTCCCTTCTAACTTCTATACTTGCTGTGGATGTCTTCTCTTTATCTGTTTCCCATTTGAAGTCCATGTCTGTaagtggcagggctgagctgggctgcgtCAGGTGCCTCATCCTCTGATCATGCCTCCAGTGTCCCCTGAAGGATCCTTACCTGTAGGAGAGACCTTTGTTACAGAAACTCGTAGCCAATTCAGAACTGTATTAGCTTTATTGAAAAGGGTGAGCAAAAGCTGTTGGTCCCAGCAGCAAACACAACAGCGCTGGGTGCGGCGGTGAGGCTCGGCTCCACTCACATGCATGCCGCATACAGCAGCCTACATCTTTTTGTATTTCATCCTCATCCATATTCAAATAGTTTCTTGGAAAAGGAGTTTCAGTTCCAGGCAGACTCCTCCCATGAGTTCAGCAACCTGCAGCAGCCATGGTTGCACCTTGGGggtcttttccctctccctctggtGGTTGTGGATGAAGTCAAGAGTCTTCCTCAGTTGTGCTCCCGTTGTCCTGCGCACACCTACTTATTCCCTGTTACATAACATCTTGTTGAGCTAACGTcttgctgcacacagcagaacTTCTTGCAGCTTTAGGCACCAAACTCACTCACAGCCATATATGGTAACAGGTGATTCATACACATCCTGCTGTCTTGTTCACCTAGCACCAATCATACTTCTTCACCTTCTACATTTCTGAGCTCTGCTTCTGTGGGTGGGAGATGGGATTGGCAGCAGGATTTTGCTAGGACACAGTCTGAGAGGTTACCTCCTCCTTCTATGGCCTCTGGTGTCCTGATGTGCTAAAGTCTCAGCAGTCATGGAGGAAACTGGGACCTGAGGTTGGATATTCCCCCAGGGTTTCTCTGCAGTACCCAGAAGGGGGCTGGATACCTTTCTCCTTTGGTCATTGCCTATTTTTGTGGTATCTAAGGAATCATTACCTATGCCCTCTCTCTTGTCCGGCACAGAACAAAGGTGTGTGGGAATGGATTCCACAGCCATGTCCCTTGCTTCTTACCCCAAATGCCAGCAACTGCCACTCTTGTGGAGGTCCTCTGCATGTTTACATCTACAGAGAACCATTAGAAACTGCCCACTTTGCTCTTCACTTTACTGAACACAACAGCTCTGTGCCGAGTcctggctggtggctgcagtCTTGGGGCACGCCAGCAATTTTGGTGGTGCTCAGAATTGCTGGTACCTGTGAAAGGTTGCCATGCTGATGATCAGAGGAACACAGGCAGGAAGTCATCTCCTTTCATCAGACAATGGCTGCATTTGATGTTCTCTCCATGACCCTAAGGAACAATGTTTTGGGAGGGGATGGCAAATGCTACCCCAGAGTGAGGCTGCACATGAAATCATGGTGAACTGTGCAGTGGAGAGGTGAATCCTAAAGAGCTGGACCTCCAAGTTAAAAAGGTGATGATCAATACTTCAGAgtaagctgggcagggactggcttgagagcatccctgaagaaaaggccttgggggtgctgatggaggacaagctcaacaggagccagcagtgagcacttgcagcccagagagccaagcagagcttgGGCTGCACAAAGAGCAACATaaccagcaggctgaggaaggtgattctcccccctttactctgctctgctgagaccacacctgaaatactgcatccagttctggacccctattacgggaaggtgctggaaggtatccagagaagggccacaaggatgatcagagggctggagctgctctgctatgaggacagactgagggagttggagacaaCCTAGAGAAGGTCATGAGCAACTCTGTCCAGCTTTGAAGTTAGCTTTGCTCTTAGCAAGGGATTGGCCCTCCAGAGGTCTTTGCCAATCTCATTTCCTTTGTGGTTTGATTCTTTTCTTGCTGTTCTTCAAACTTCCACAGATGTTCTCCCAGGTGTTGGGCTGATTTCAGTACCTAATTGGTCCCTGAGGTTTGGCTTAGCACAGCAATGCCACATTCTACTGCTCCTATAAAAAGGAGCCGAAAAGAGATTTATTTGGCCAAATTCAAATGACAAAGTTAACACAGGAGAAACACCAGACTCAGGATCCTTTTTGAAGCATCCTGGGGTGTTGTGGGTATACTGGTGACTATTTGGACCATTTCTTAGAGTTTGGATGTGATACTTTGGAGCGAGGGAAATATTAAGGGGTCTATGGCTTGGAAAACTGAACTTCCAGTCTTCAAACCAAAGGCTTTTAGTGGTTGCTAAAGGAGTTTCTTGTTTTAAGGGACCACTGTCAGCTTCCCTAGTTCCctagttttttctttttttgagaaggggtttgttttggtttggtgttttgtgagCTGGTGCTAAGGAACTGTGTTCGGCTGAAGAAGGCTATTAAAGGGGAAGGATTTGAGAATGATGTGATAAGCAGGGCTGTAGTATCCTACCATTTTGCTGAGCATTTTGTAAGAAGCTTGGAAGTAAGAAAATTGAGTGGCCTGTTGGATGTGGACTATGAGCTCTCTAAGATGTGCTTACTCTCCCTGGTAGCTCATTGTGTTGGTGTTTGCTTTGCTCATGCAGACATATCTGAAATGAGTCTGAAGATGCAAAGATCCAGACACAAGAGAGGAAACCTGGGAGACCTGAGTGCAAAATGAGacatttgtttctttgttcaAGGAGGCCTGGTGtctgggaggaaaggaaggacaaTGCAGTTGGAAACCCAGAGGTGAGGTCTTGCAATCCTGCAGGAAAAGAACATGCTTGAAGTGCATCAGCCAGAGTGTTCAGGTTCCACTTCACTTCCACAGGGCAGTGGTGCCTGTTGCAGTGCAGGTAGCACAGTGCCCTGACCAATGCACAGGTCTGACTTTGGGGTAGGATGCTGTAAGGTGAAAGGATACTTGGAGacagctgctctgaagaagaaagaatgaCCCTCAGCATCAGAGCTGATCCACTGgatcccctttctccctttagCCTCTTGCTTAGTGTGGTGTTTCTCCAGGTCCCTTTTATATTTGTCTGCTTGCAGGGGCAACCTGACAACCTACTCAgctctttttccctgtgaagtccctccctcctctctcttttgctATCTCATTCTTGCTGCAGTAATTTTCTCTTTTGCAATACCGCTGTGTCCAGCAACCAGTCTGATCTGCTCCGGTGTCAGCCTGCATGTGCCTGcggtcctgcagcactgcttttgaATTCATTCCAGCTGGGAAGCCCTTGGGCACTTACTCCAAGTACTCAACTGTGTGCCTTTGGTTTTTCTCTCTGATGGAGGCTGAACGTTGTCAGTGCGTTCCAGGGCTGTAACAGTTTCTGCGTGCTCTACTGAGGGCAAACTGCACCAGTCATACTAACTGGAGTGAGAGCTGACTGCTACAGACAGCTATGTGAAGAGGATTGCGActggctcctggggctgctcctctcttttACAAGGGATTGTCACTAGTACTGCCTTTCAATGTTCACCAAGACAAACTGCTCTGTTGTCTTCCAGTAGTTCTCAAGAAGggccattttctttctttttctgacaGCAGTGGCACCTCAATGAACCACACAAGAGTGGTGGAATTTGTCCTCTTGGGGCTGACCAACAACCGGCAGCTGGAGATCATCCTCTTTCTGTTTCTTATGGTTGCCTACGTCTTGATCTTGCTTGGAAACATCACTGTCGTCAGTGTCACTCTGGTGAGCCCTAGCCTTCAGACTCCAATGTACTACTTCCTcagaattttttccctgctggAAATCACTTTCACCACCACATTCATTCCCAGCACCCTCTACAGCCTTCtgacagagaggaagaggatCTCCTTGCCTGGCTGTTTCCTTcagatgctgcttttctttttcttgggcACCTGCACTTTTTTCCACATGGCAGCGATGTCCTTCGATCGCTTTGTTGCCATTTGCCTCCCGCTGCATTACACAACAATTATGAAGACCAGGTTTTTTCTCCAGCTGATCCTGACTTGCTGGGCAGTGAGTTTTCTCTTGATGTTTCCCCCCACCATTATGATTGTCCAGTTGCCGTTCTGTGGTCCCAATGTCATGAACCAGTTTTACTGTGACACCTCCTGCCTGTTGCAGCTGTCCTGCACAGACACAGGGTTCATTGAAGGACTGATGCTTATCGTACTGACTATCCTCATAGTTGGTACCTTTATAGTGACTGCTGTTAGTTACAGCTGCATTGTTATCACCATCTTGCACATCCCATCTTCCACAGGTCGCAAGAAGGCATTTTCCACTTGCTCAGCTCacctggtggtggtgctggtatTTTACAGCACCTGTACTTACCGGTACATCCGCCCAGCACAGCGAGGTGGGCAGGACTCAGACAAAgtgcttgctttcttgttttctgtggTGACTCAGATGCTTAACCCTTACATCTATTCACTCAGGAACAATCAAGTCAAACAAGCCTTGAAGGAGAGCATGCTGAAGGCATTTTCTAGCTCCCTAAGGCAGTAGCCCATCCAAGTGACCAAATTGTTTCCAGATGTGCCATTGGTGTTGTGTAACTGAATTAAAGATGCTGATTTCCAAAGGCTTGTGCCTTCTGCCTGTTATGTAGTTCCTTCTGTTAGCAACCAAAATACTCTAACACAGAAAGGATCTTCTAGGCCTCCAATGTCCTGACTCAGCTTTGTCTGCATACTTTTGCCCCTTGCTCTGGTGGGTTAACCTTGGCTAACAACCAAATTCCCCCCAGCTGATCACTCACCCCTTTCAACCCATGATGGGACAGATCAGGggcagaaaacaggaaaaaaagcaaaaccaagaaATGTTGTAGGTTGATATAAAGACAAGGAGATCATTTACCAATTACCATCATGAGTAATGACTGAACAGAGAACTTGTAGAGctcaagaggaaaaagaaatggtATGAAAGAATAGCAGGTTTGGCAGGAAGATTACAGAGCTATGATTTGTATGTGCAGGAAGAAGACACAAAAGGCCAAAGCTCAGAGTTGAAGCTGGGCAGTGCTATATCTGACAACAAGAAGGGTTTGAAGTCCATCAACAGCAAAAGGAGGTCCAAAGAAAACAGTGTACTGATACTTGTTGAAGATGGTCACCAGACTAATAGGGTTGAAGGTAAAGCACAagtataaaatcacagaatcatgtaggttggaatagacccttaagatcatcgagtcccagcatcaacctaagactaccaaatccaccactaaaccatgtctctaagtgccatgtctatatgtcttttaaactcctccagggacggtgtCTCCACCTCTTCCCTGCACAGCTGTCCCAGGGCTTGGCAgtcctttgggggaagaaattgctcctgaaGACCAAcacaaagctcccctggtgaactcaaggacatttcctcttgttttgtcaCTTATTATCAGGGATAAAAGACCAAGCTGCACctggctcctttcagggagttgtagagagcaatgaggtcttctcttagcctccttttctccagactaaacagcctcaggtccctgagctgctcctcaccagcccttctctccagacccttcaccagcttccttgcccttctctggccccgctccagcccctcaacatCTTTTTTTGTagtgaggaccccaaaactgaacccagcactcaagctgtggccttaccagttgtgatgggttgaggcagaacccctccccaccacgaacaaaaataatgactcagacaaagggattgcaaaagtgatagaaagtttaaatggaaagcagtgagtgtgtacagagagccagaagcacagtgacacaagagatcccaaagcacacccagaaATATCctatccccacctgagggtacacccaagacccccagggctccttcttccctcccccctccactgctaggctagtctcacccggccaggtctgagactgcccatccccccgtggccttgggccaaGCCAGGCCAAAAGGCGGgaagacatctcccccagttactgggTGGTGGTGAGGGAACAAAGAGGAGGTCCCAGACACCCCACtgagatagaatacatagaatagaatacatagaatagaataaaccaggttggaagagaccttcaagatcatcgcatccaacccatcaaccaatcaaacaccacccaaacaactaacccacggcaccaagcaccccatcaagtctcctcctgaaaacctccagtgatggcgactccaccacctccccaggcagcccattccaatgggcaatcactctttctgtatagaactgtttcctaacatctagcttgaacctcccctggcgcagcctgagactgtgtcctcttgttctggtactggccgcctgggagaagagaccaacatctgtctgtctacaacctcccttcaggtagttgtagagagtaataaggtcacccctgagtctcctcttctccaggctaagcaaccccagctccctcagcctctgctcatagggcttatgttccaaacccctcaccaactttgttgctcttctctggactcgttccagcaagtcaacatccttcctaaactgaggggcccagaactggacacagtactcgaggtgtggcctaaccagtgcagtgtacaggggcagaatgacctccctgctcctgctggccacactgttcctgatgcaagccaggatgccattggccctcttagctgcctgggcacactgcagcctcatgttcagcctaccatcgaccagtacccccaggtccctctcagcctgactgctctccagccactctgaccccagcctgtagctctgcatggggttgttgtggccaatgtgcagaacccggcacttggatgtgttaaatctcatgcccttggattctgcccatctgtccagcctgtcgaggtccctctgcagagcctctctactctccagcagatcaactcctgcccccagcttggtgtcatcagcaaatttactgatgatggactcaatgtcctcatccagatcatcaataaagatgttaaagagcatggggcccagcactgatccctggggcacaccactggtgactggctgccagctggatgtggcaccattcaccaccactctctgggctcggcactccagccagttcctaacccatcgcagtgtgctcccatccaagccatgggctgacatcttggccaggagtttgctatggggaacggtgtcaaaggccttgctgaggtccaggtagactacatccacaggcctccccacatccaccaggcgggtcacgtgatcatagaaggagatcaggttggtcaggcaggacctgcccttcctaaacccatgctggctgg belongs to Dryobates pubescens isolate bDryPub1 chromosome 36, bDryPub1.pri, whole genome shotgun sequence and includes:
- the LOC104299632 gene encoding olfactory receptor 49-like — encoded protein: MNHTRVVEFVLLGLTNNRQLEIILFLFLMVAYVLILLGNITVVSVTLVSPSLQTPMYYFLRIFSLLEITFTTTFIPSTLYSLLTERKRISLPGCFLQMLLFFFLGTCTFFHMAAMSFDRFVAICLPLHYTTIMKTRFFLQLILTCWAVSFLLMFPPTIMIVQLPFCGPNVMNQFYCDTSCLLQLSCTDTGFIEGLMLIVLTILIVGTFIVTAVSYSCIVITILHIPSSTGRKKAFSTCSAHLVVVLVFYSTCTYRYIRPAQRGGQDSDKVLAFLFSVVTQMLNPYIYSLRNNQVKQALKESMLKAFSSSLRQ